The window CGGCGATCAGCGGCCCCATGTCGGGCCGGTTGACATGATCGACCGGCGTGGGCACGGTGACGATAAATACGCGGCAGGCGCGCAGGGCGGCTGGGTCGGTGCTGTAGCGCAAGTGGATGGCAGCGGCCAGATCGCTAGGTGGTACCTCGAGCGTGTTGTCGCAGTCCTGCTGCAGCGCCGCCACGCGCT is drawn from Syntrophomonadaceae bacterium and contains these coding sequences:
- a CDS encoding Vi polysaccharide biosynthesis UDP-N-acetylglucosamine C-6 dehydrogenase TviB: MKLSLLNQPIAVIGLGYVGLPLAVELGKQFAVTGFDINPERVAALQQDCDNTLEVPPSDLAAAIHLRYSTDPAALRACRVFIVTVPTPVDHVNRPDMGPLIA